The Oryzihumus leptocrescens sequence CGCCGACCGGCAGCACCACCGCGACGGTGCCCGGGGCGCCGACCTCGGTGGCTGCCAGCAACCCGGCCGGGCTGATCCACCTGCAGTGGAACCCGCCGGTGAGCGACGGCGGGGCGACGGTCACGGCATACCGGGTCTTCCGCGGCACGGCCAGGGGCGGGGAGGACCTGGCCAACCCGGTCGCCACGGTGACGACGACGTCGTACGACGACGAGGTCGGCCTCACCGCGGGCACGACCTACTACTACGTGGTCAAGGCGGTGAACTCCGTCGGGGCGGGCCCGGCCTCGGCCGAGGTCTCGGCGACGCTGGGCGCCGGCAAGCCGGGTCCCGCCGCCCTCAGCGGCCAGCTCGTGGCCGGTCCCGCGGTGGCCCTGACGTGGACGATCCCGGCCGACGGCGGCTCGCCCATCACGAAGTACGTGGTGCTGCGGGACGGGGTGCGGCTGGTGACCCTCACGGCCACGCCGGGCGGGCCGACGTCGTACACCGACAGCAAGCCGCCGAGCGGCACGCACGTCTACCAGGTCAAGGCGGTCAACGCGGTCGGCAGCGGCCAGCTGTCCAACAAGGTGACGCTGACCGTGCCGTGACGCGGGTGCGGGGCTGCCGCCGGGTCGGTTGACCGCCGGAGGCGGGTCTGGCGATCCTCGAGGTGGGGGTGGGCAGCGACGAGGACCTGCTCGCCACGCTGCGCGAGCTGCTGCCGGCCGACGACCGGTGGCGCCACCGCCACGGCAGCCCCGGGCACGGGCGCTCCCACGTCCTGCCCGCCTTCGTCCCGCCCTACGCCACGGTGCCGGTCCTGGGAGGGCGGCTGGCACTGGGCACCTGGCAGAGCATCTGCCTGGTCGACCTCAACGTGGACAACCAGGAGCGGCAGGTGCGCCTGAGCTTCCTGCCCGGCTGAGTCGGCGCACGACGCCCTGTGGTGGGCGGTGCCGGGGAAGCAGTCGGGCCCCGGCTCCGCTTGCGCGGTGCCGGGGCCCGATCCCTGTGGGGTGAGTGACGGGACTTGAACCCGCGACATCTGCGACCACAACGCAGCGCTCTACCAGCTGAGCTACACCCACCATGCCGAACGACCGCCGCAAGAGTGGCGGTCGCGTGTTCAGCGGCGCCTATCGTACTAGGTCCGGCGGGGTGTTCTGACCACCCCCCGGCAGCACGCCACCCGCGGCGCGTCCGCGCAGGTCAGGAGCCCGGGATCTCGTGCCGGGCCGCGATCTCCTTCGCCGCGTCCGAGTCCGGGCCGGGTTGCTCCACGAAGACCGCCTCGCGGTAGTAGCGCAGCTCGGCGATCGACTCGCGGATGTCGGCCAGGGCGCGGTGGCCGCCGGACTTCTTGGGGGAGTTGAAGTAGACGCGGGGGTACCACCGGCGCGAGAGCTCCTTGATCGAGGAGACGTCGATGATCCGGTAGTGCAGGTGCGCCTCGAGCTCGGGCATGTCCCGGGCGAGGAAGTTGCGGTCGGTGCCGACGGTGTTGCCGCCCAGTGGCGCCTTGCGCGGCTCCGGCACCCACTCGCGCACGTAGGCCAGCACCTGGTTCTGCGCGTCCTCCAGGCTGATCCCGCCGTCGAGCACCTCGAGCAGGCCGCTGGTGGTGTGCATGTCGCGGACGAAGTCGTCCATCTGCTCCAGCGCCGCGGCCGGCGGCTTGATGACCAGGTCGACCCCGTCGCCGAGCTGGTTGAGCTCGAAGTCGGTGACTAGGGCCGCGACCTCGATGAGGGCGTCGTGCTCCAGGCTCAGGCCGGTCATCTCGCAGTCGATCCACACGATGCGGTCGTTGGTCGCGCGGTCGTTACCGTTCGTCGTCACGCAGGACACCCTAAGGGGGAGGCTGCACTAGCCTGCGCGTCATGACGTGGGGAACGCGGTCGGTCATCCGCCGCTGGGTCCAGGGCGCCGTCATGATCGTGGGCTTCGGGGTGTGTGCGCTGGTGCTGGGGGAGGCGGCCGGCGTCAGCGCCGGCGTGGGGGCCTCGCTGCTCGGCGTCCTGCTCGCCGTGCTGCCCCTGGGCGTGGTCGTCCCGGCGTTCCTGTGGCTGGACCGGTTCGAGGCCGAGCCGACCCGGCTGCTCGTGCTGACCTTCCTCTGGGGCGCGCTCGTCGCCAGCGCGGGGGCCCTCGTGCTCAACACCTCCACGATGGTGGTGCTGCGCAACGCCGGCCAGGACCCGCTCACCCTCGGCGCGGTCGTGGTCGCCCCGGTCGTCGAGGAGACCCTCAAGGGCCTGGTCGTGCTGCTCATCTGGCGGCTGCGCCGCCAGGAGTTCGACGGCATCGTCGACGGCATGGTGTATGCCGGGCTGTCCGCTGCCGGGTTCGCCTTCGCGGAGAACATCTTCTACCTCGCCCGCGCGTTCCACGACACCGGCGGCGCCGGCCTGGCGACCGTCTTCCTCCTGCGCGGGGTGATGGGCCCGTTCGCCCACCCGGTCTTCACGATCTGCACCGGCATCGGCCTGGGCGTCGCGGCGACGACCCGGCGCACCGGCACGCGGGTGCTGGCCCCGCTGCTCGGCTGGCTGGCCGCGGTGACGCTGCACGCGACCTGGAACCTGACCACGGTCGCGGGGATCCAGGGCTTCCTCGTGGCCTACGTGTTCCTGCAGGTGCCCCTGTTCGCCGCCTTCATCGGGGTGGCGCTGTGGGCGCGCCGGCGGGAGGGCCGGCTCATCGGCGTGCACCTGGCCCCGTATGCCGAGGCCGGGTGGCTGACCTACCCGGAGGTGCGCATGCTCGCCTCGATGCCCGACCGGCGCCGGGCCCGGGTGTGGGCGCGGATGACCGGTGGGCGGCGCTCGCTGGCGGCGATGACCGCGTTCCAGGACGTGGCCAGCGAGCTGGCCGTGCTGCGGATGCGTGTTGCACGCGGTGCCGGTGGGCCGGAGGCGCCGGCCCGCGAGGAGGCCCTGCTGCTCGACCTGGCGGCTCGCCGCCGCGAGTTCGCGGGGACCGTCCTGACCTGACCGCGATCAGGCGGTGTGCACCGCCGCCAGCAGGGCGGCATACGAGCGGACCAGCGCGGCCCGCTCCTGCGCGACCAGGGGGCTGCCGCGGTGGTGGCCGTCGCGCACCCACTCGTCGGAGAGCCGCATGGCCTCGGCGCGCTGCTCGGCGGCGAGGCGGACCTCGGCGGGGTCGACGCGGTAGGTGTGGGCGTAGAGCCGTTGCAGCGCCTGGACGAGCTCCTCGACGGCCTCGGGCGTGGGCGGCTTCTCGCCGCGCTGCACGCCCCGGTGGATCCGCCACCACTCGACCTCCAGCCGGGCCGCCTCGGTGACGTCGAAGTTCTCGCGGTGGGTGCGGGCGACCAGGGCGTAGAACTTGCGCATGAACTGGCGCGCCGCCTCCGGGTCGTTGTCGGGGAACGGTGCCCACACCTGGTTGGCCCGCAGCACCCACCACGCGCCGAGGGCAGTGCGGGTGCGGCTGAGCCCGAAGGCATGCCGCACCACCCGCACCGCGGCCTTGAGGAACGCCACCCACTCGTGGCGGTAGTAGCTGACCCACGTCTCGCACTCGAGCGTGCCGACGAGGCGCGGGTCGAAGTAGCGCATCGGCGGGGCCTGGCTGGTCTGCTGCACCCCTTCAGTGAACCGTGCGCGGGCCGCCCGTGACCCCGCTTTCTGGCGGATGCGCCGCTGGACGCGTGCATGAGGCCACCTCACCCACCCCTGCCGACCGGCTCGGGGCCCGGCGGGAATGCCGCGCGCGGAGGGGAGCGGGCGGCACACCGCGGTGGTTGGGGGCCGCAATGTCAGCTGCCGCAACGGGATTCGCGCCGGGGGTGCCGGCGTTTTCCCTCCCGTGGCAGCGCCTCGGCCCGGCTCTCTGCCGGACTGCCCCCGGGTACGCCGTGTGCTCGCCTACACTTCAGGCGTTCGCGGCGCCTCGGGCACCCGCGACGAGCCCTCGTAGCTCAGCTGGATAGAGCAAGAGCCTTCTAATCTCTGGGTCGCAGGTTCGAGTCCTGCCGGGGGCACAGGTTGTTTCAATCGGCATGGATTGCCCTTCCCGCCCCAGCGCCTCCCACGTGCTGATGCTGCCGTTGTCGTGACGTCCTGAATGAAGCACGACGCCACCCCGACGACTTAGGTCGGCGGACGTGAATGGCGCCCTAGTGGAATCGCAACGTGGTGTCGTACAACCCGGCGCCGGACAAGATGTGGGACCACCAGGACAAGGAAGCAGCCCAAGGCGGCCAGCAGGTAGAGAAGTCCGCGGGCAAGGTGTCCATGTGGCAAGGCCTGGGCCACCAAGCCGAGAAACGAGATCAAGAGGAGGGCTGCGAGCACGAAGGGACGCCACATCGACTATTCACCTCCCTGGCGAGGGCCCCATTGGCCGGGGGGCACCTCAGGATGCTGCCAGCCCAGGCACGAGAGCGCACGCACCTGCCGCAAGAGTGCGCCGCCGAGCGTCTTCGCCTTCTTGGTGGCGCACTGCCCTCTACGGGCGGTCTGGCCCCGGGCCGAAACGACTCTCAACCGCGGGGCGGGCCGGCTCTGCCGGTCAGGTGCCCGGCAGCGTGGGCGGGTCGGTCTGTCCCGTGCTGGTCGGCGAGGGCTGAGGGCTCGAGCTCGTCGGCGAGGGGGACGTGCTGGTCGGGCTGGGCGGCGCGCTGGTCGGCCCGGTGCCTGACGTCGACGGCTGCGGGGTCGTGCTCCGGGGCGTGGTCGGGCCCTCGGACGGCCTCGGCGCCGCGGTCGAGCTGGTCGGCCGCGCGACCGGAGTGGCCGACGTCGTGCCCTGGTCGCTGCCTGGGACGTCGTGCGTGGGCCCGATGCCGGAAGCGGCGGTGGAACCAGTGGCGGTCGTGTCGTTGCCGGCGGGGGTGGCAGCCACCGGTGTGGTGGCCGGCCCGGGCTGCTGCTGGGTCGCCGCCGGGGCCGAGGCGGCCGGCGCGTCCAGGTGCGCCCAGACCGCACCGATGCCCAGGCCGATGACCGAGGCTGTGCTCAGGCTGACCATCCAGACCTTGACCGTCGGCGGGGGCAGCATCGGGAGTCTCCTCAGAGGTGGGGGGCAGCCGCAGGTCAGGGCCCCGGTGACACCAGCCCCGGCACTGGCGTCGGGCCCTGCACCCTGGCAACGACCCTACCCAGACCCGGGTTACCCGGCAGTACGGGCATCGACGCCGTCGCCGTCGGCGCGCTCGCCGAGGGCCACCGGACGAGAGGGGTCGCTCACCCACTCGCTCCACGACCCGACATACAGCGCAGCGCGAATCCCCAGCAGCTGCAACGCAAAGACGTCGTGGACGGCGGTGACGCCCGAGCCGCAGTAGACGCCGACCTCGGTCTCGTCGGTGACCCCGGCCAGGGCATAACGCGCTCGCAGCTGCGCGGTCGGGCGGAAGCCGGCGCCGTCCAGGTTGTCGGACGTCGGCACGTTGACGGCGCCGGGGATGTGCCCGGCCACCGGGTCGAGAGGCTCGACCTCCCCGCGGTAGCGCTCGGGGGCCCGTGCGTCGACCAGGACGCCCTCGCGGGCGACCCGCGCGGCCCCGGCCGCATCGAGCACGGGCAGCCGGCCGGGTGCCGCGCGGAAGTCCCCGGGAGGCACTGCCGCCTCACCGGTCTCGACCGGTCCGCCAGAGCGGAGCCAGGCGGCCCACCCGCCGTCGAGGAGCAGGACCTGGTCGTGACCGTGGTGGCGCAGCAACCACCAGCACCGCGCCGCGAACGTGTTGGCGGCGTCGTC is a genomic window containing:
- the orn gene encoding oligoribonuclease, whose product is MTTNGNDRATNDRIVWIDCEMTGLSLEHDALIEVAALVTDFELNQLGDGVDLVIKPPAAALEQMDDFVRDMHTTSGLLEVLDGGISLEDAQNQVLAYVREWVPEPRKAPLGGNTVGTDRNFLARDMPELEAHLHYRIIDVSSIKELSRRWYPRVYFNSPKKSGGHRALADIRESIAELRYYREAVFVEQPGPDSDAAKEIAARHEIPGS
- a CDS encoding YjbQ family protein, encoding MLEVGVGSDEDLLATLRELLPADDRWRHRHGSPGHGRSHVLPAFVPPYATVPVLGGRLALGTWQSICLVDLNVDNQERQVRLSFLPG
- a CDS encoding sulfurtransferase, with product MDELITAADLASRLGEVSVLDVRYSREGPSGREEFLRGHLPGAAFVDLDADLAAPPAAGRHPLPDPGHFAAAMRRCGVFADRPVVVLDDAANTFAARCWWLLRHHGHDQVLLLDGGWAAWLRSGGPVETGEAAVPPGDFRAAPGRLPVLDAAGAARVAREGVLVDARAPERYRGEVEPLDPVAGHIPGAVNVPTSDNLDGAGFRPTAQLRARYALAGVTDETEVGVYCGSGVTAVHDVFALQLLGIRAALYVGSWSEWVSDPSRPVALGERADGDGVDARTAG
- a CDS encoding PrsW family intramembrane metalloprotease, with amino-acid sequence MTWGTRSVIRRWVQGAVMIVGFGVCALVLGEAAGVSAGVGASLLGVLLAVLPLGVVVPAFLWLDRFEAEPTRLLVLTFLWGALVASAGALVLNTSTMVVLRNAGQDPLTLGAVVVAPVVEETLKGLVVLLIWRLRRQEFDGIVDGMVYAGLSAAGFAFAENIFYLARAFHDTGGAGLATVFLLRGVMGPFAHPVFTICTGIGLGVAATTRRTGTRVLAPLLGWLAAVTLHATWNLTTVAGIQGFLVAYVFLQVPLFAAFIGVALWARRREGRLIGVHLAPYAEAGWLTYPEVRMLASMPDRRRARVWARMTGGRRSLAAMTAFQDVASELAVLRMRVARGAGGPEAPAREEALLLDLAARRREFAGTVLT